A part of Quatrionicoccus australiensis genomic DNA contains:
- a CDS encoding DUF485 domain-containing protein codes for MSSAMYERMRANPKFQELVGKRTRFATTLAAIVLIMFYGFVMVVAFNPVALGQPVSEGSMWTVGVAVELFMFIFFWVLTAVYVKRANTEFDSLTQEIVKEAWKENK; via the coding sequence ATGAGCAGCGCGATGTATGAGCGGATGCGGGCCAATCCGAAATTTCAGGAACTTGTCGGGAAACGCACGCGTTTCGCAACGACCCTGGCGGCCATTGTTTTGATCATGTTTTACGGCTTTGTGATGGTGGTGGCATTCAACCCCGTCGCTTTGGGGCAGCCGGTCAGTGAAGGTTCGATGTGGACTGTGGGAGTCGCAGTCGAACTGTTCATGTTCATTTTCTTCTGGGTGCTTACCGCCGTTTATGTGAAGCGCGCCAACACCGAGTTTGATTCCCTGACCCAAGAAATCGTCAAGGAAGCCTGGAAGGAGAACAAATAA